The proteins below are encoded in one region of Fulvia fulva chromosome 9, complete sequence:
- a CDS encoding Suppressor of glycerol defect protein 1 encodes MRRTNYGGPRLPAVLLDKVDSGRVGKKRDASRKDKRKQERLQKKSVRAAPRPQRRVPVPQEESDSEDDQPIPPAKPTAKAKGPTKDAKPTKSILKQRPEPEADEVEDESEDDGELELGKELAGPSMSKKGAKAKLEDDDAEIAALEKKLGIKGNKSKKTGDDELDWLLYGSDGDGDAGPGTKRKHPEDDDWLKSKRRKAAAVVQKEEEPEDSEDEDDEIEEPDFGDFDRLGDSDAEDAPADFENPFSEDELSEGDFDDFDDGDGDASDMEDLTPAPAKKVKENPYVAPVAKDDAAPAAKYVPPSMRKAPSSDEEVLKQLRRQLQGLLNRLSEANLISILQSVQEVYTNNARQYVTSTLVDLLRGLVCDPAVLNDTFLILHAGFAASLHRTVGTDFGAQMLEAIAQAFDEHYSKDASAEGKQALNLLAFLANLYTLNAISSDILFDYIRMLLERENFSENSTELLVRVIRVSGQQLRSDDPTALKDIVLLLHRTISAIGKDNVSVRTQFMVEQIDNLKNNRVKTGVAASALSAEHMQRMKKTLGSIKTVKTTEPLRIGLADLRDADKKGKWWLVGASWQPKNEAKTTSSKQKQADSNHDADASDVDEQGGVDLDKLARQQGMNTDVRRAIFIAVTGAIDPEHAFLRLQKLNLKNKQQVEIPRVLLHCVGAEPVYNHFYTLIACRFCGDHKMWKAWQFALLDIFRRLGETQADADDEPEESEEMDVKKVYNLAKLYATLVAERLLRITILKTLDFGALASKTRVFVETMLVTIMILLRKKAHQDGFEGAVKQTFEQAHAVPEMLLGLKYYLTSVVPESEVIGNRKEAKVVASGCEYAVDVLNETRKGKIAVEEDLSDVD; translated from the coding sequence ATGCGTAGAACGAACTATGGAGGGCCGAGGCTGCCGGCTGTCTTGCTGGACAAGGTTGACAGCGGACGAGTCGGCAAGAAACGCGACGCTTCTCGCAAAGACAAGCGGAAGCAGGAACGATTGCAGAAGAAATCTGTACGGGCGGCACCGAGACCACAGCGAAGAGTTCCAGTGCCTCAGGAAGAGAGCGATTCAGAAGATGATCAGCCTATACCGCCAGCGAAGCCTACAGCGAAGGCGAAAGGGCCCACGAAAGACGCGAAGCCTACCAAGTCTATCCTGAAGCAGCGCCCGGAGCCGGAGGCCGATGAGGTGGAAGACGAAAGCGAAGATGATGGAGAGTTGGAGCTGGGGAAAGAGCTGGCAGGTCCGTCGATGTCAAAGAAGGGTGCGAAGGCAAAACTCGAGGATGATGACGCTGAGATTGCTGCGCTGGAGAAGAAGTTGGGCATCAAAGGCAACAAGTCGAAGAAGACTGGCGATGACGAGCTTGATTGGCTTTTGTATGGCTCAGATGGGGATGGTGATGCTGGTCCAGGTACTAAGAGGAAGCATCCCGAAGATGACGACTGGTTGAAGAGCAAGAGACGGAAAGCTGCTGCGGTGGTACAGAAAGAAGAGGAGCCGGAGGATAGCGAGGATGAAGATGACGAGATCGAAGAGCCTGATTTCGGTGACTTTGACCGCCTTGGCGACAGTGATGCAGAAGATGCGCCAGCCGACTTCGAGAATCCCTTCTCTGAGGACGAGCTATCGGAAGGCGACTTTGACGACTTTGACGACGGTGACGGGGATGCCAGTGATATGGAAGACCTGACGCCGGCACCAGCAAAGAAAGTCAAAGAGAACCCATACGTGGCGCCTGTCGCCAAGGACGATGCTGCGCCTGCCGCAAAGTATGTGCCACCTTCAATGCGAAAGGCACCTTCCTCGGACGAAGAAGTCCTGAAGCAGCTTCGGCGACAACTTCAAGGTCTGCTCAACCGACTCTCGGAAGCGAATCTCATCTCGATCCTGCAGTCTGTACAGGAGGTGTACACCAACAACGCACGGCAATATGTGACGTCCACCCTGGTGGATCTGCTACGAGGCTTGGTCTGCGATCCTGCCGTGCTCAATGACACTTTCTTGATTTTACACGCCGGCTTTGCGGCATCGTTGCACCGCACAGTCGGCACCGACTTTGGGGCACAGATGCTTGAGGCCATCGCACAGGCTTTCGACGAGCACTACAGCAAAGACGCATCTGCTGAGGGCAAGCAAGCGCTCAATCTGTTGGCATTTCTAGCGAATCTGTACACGCTCAACGCCATCTCGAGCGACATCCTCTTCGACTATATTCGCATGCTACTCGAGAGAGAGAACTTCAGTGAGAACTCCACGGAGCTTTTGGTGCGGGTCATTCGTGTCTCTGGCCAGCAGCTTCGTTCTGATGATCCAACCGCATTGAAAGACATAGTGCTGCTACTACATCGTACTATCTCAGCTATCGGCAAGGACAACGTTAGCGTAAGAACACAGTTCATGGTTGAGCAAATCGACAACTTGAAGAACAACCGCGTGAAGACCGGTGTTGCAGCAAGCGCGCTCAGTGCTGAGCACATGCAGCGAATGAAGAAGACCCTCGGTAGTATCAAGACTGTCAAGACGACAGAGCCGCTTCGTATCGGACTCGCTGACTTGCGTGACGCTGACAAGAAGGGCAAATGGTGGCTAGTCGGCGCAAGCTGGCAGCCCAAGAATGAGGCAAAGACTACATCATCAAAGCAGAAGCAAGCAGACAGCAATCATGATGCTGATGCCTCCGACGTCGACGAACAAGGTGGCGTCGATCTCGACAAGCTCGCCAGACAGCAAGGCATGAACACAGACGTGCGTCGCGCAATCTTCATCGCTGTCACAGGGGCCATCGACCCAGAACACGCATTCTTACGTCTACAAAAGCTGAACTTGAAGAACAAACAACAAGTAGAAATCCCGCGAGTTCTGCTCCATTGCGTTGGGGCAGAGCCCGTTTACAACCACTTTTACACCCTCATCGCATGCCGCTTCTGCGGCGACCATAAGATGTGGAAGGCTTGGCAATTTGCGCTACTTGACATCTTCAGAAGACTAGGCGAAACCCAAGCCGACGCTGATGATGAGCCTGAAGAATCAGAAGAGATGGACGTGAAGAAGGTGTACAACTTGGCGAAGCTATACGCCACTTTGGTCGCGGAACGTCTGCTGCGCATCACGATCTTGAAGACACTTGATTTTGGGGCCTTGGCATCGAAGACACGAGTCTTCGTTGAAACAATGCTAGTCACAATCATGATCTTGCTGCGAAAGAAGGCGCATCAAGATGGCTTTGAAGGTGCGGTCAAGCAGACCTTTGAGCAAGCACACGCCGTTCCGGAAATGCTACTGGGGCTGAAGTACTATCTCACCAGTGTCGTACCTGAGAGCGAGGTCATCGGGAATAGGAAGGAAGCGAAAGTTGTTGCCAGTGGGTGCGAGTATGCAGTCGACGTACTGAATGAGACTAGGAAGGGAAAGATCGCTGTCGAGGAGGATCTTTCAGATGTCGACTGA